From a region of the Thermococcus sp. 21S7 genome:
- the mrtA gene encoding CPBP family archaeomyxosortase MrtA translates to MRLRRNPWVLYVALLPFILLVRYSGGGIFRWAGYNFLCYFAVPLLLARFLGFRPEDMGMGIGKKTGYKWALMLFLAAIPLSLYGVTVPSMKEYYPIFEYSGWGDFFLKELAVGVIMFSHEAFYRGILLFPLARKNEWLGILAQDIPYALAHIGKPGIEVPYSFVAGIIFAKLDLKGESFLPSFLLHWFGSVLFDLLCVLL, encoded by the coding sequence ATGAGGCTCAGAAGAAACCCGTGGGTTCTCTACGTCGCACTGCTTCCCTTTATCCTCCTCGTCCGCTACAGCGGGGGTGGAATTTTCCGATGGGCGGGCTATAACTTTCTCTGCTACTTCGCCGTGCCCCTGCTCCTCGCGAGGTTCCTTGGTTTTAGACCTGAGGATATGGGGATGGGAATTGGAAAGAAGACGGGATACAAATGGGCCCTCATGCTCTTTCTGGCGGCCATACCGCTGAGCCTCTACGGCGTAACCGTGCCCTCGATGAAGGAGTACTACCCGATATTCGAGTACTCCGGCTGGGGCGACTTCTTCCTCAAGGAACTGGCCGTTGGGGTGATAATGTTCTCCCACGAGGCGTTCTACAGGGGAATCCTCCTCTTTCCGCTCGCCAGGAAGAACGAATGGCTAGGCATACTCGCCCAGGACATTCCCTACGCGCTCGCGCACATTGGCAAACCTGGCATAGAGGTTCCTTACTCTTTTGTGGCGGGGATAATCTTCGCCAAGCTCGACCTCAAGGGTGAGAGCTTCCTCCCCAGCTTCCTGCTCCACTGGTTCGGGTCGGTTCTCTTTGACCTGCTCTGCGTCCTCCTCTGA
- a CDS encoding phosphoribosyltransferase → MKKFPAYLASWDDIERWAKEGAWKVLEDGWRPDVIVGLARGGWIAARLYCDYLGVKDLVSLKVEHWGVTATPDGKAKLKYGSNYDLGGKKVLIVDDISDTGESLTLAKNYVEEQKPAEVRVATLLTIKGSRFKPDYYGEEIDWIWIVFPWNFVEDMINLVGNLFEEKDALTTDEIIELFKELHGMEVPKGRLEEALRMAERRKVFKFREGAWRRA, encoded by the coding sequence ATGAAGAAGTTTCCGGCTTATCTCGCTTCTTGGGACGATATAGAAAGGTGGGCAAAGGAAGGCGCCTGGAAGGTTCTGGAGGACGGATGGAGGCCAGACGTTATAGTCGGCCTCGCGAGGGGCGGCTGGATTGCGGCAAGGCTTTACTGCGACTACCTGGGGGTCAAAGACCTCGTCAGCCTCAAGGTCGAGCACTGGGGCGTTACGGCAACCCCAGACGGAAAGGCCAAGCTCAAGTACGGCAGCAACTACGACCTAGGCGGCAAGAAGGTTCTCATAGTGGACGACATCAGCGACACCGGCGAGAGCCTAACGCTCGCAAAGAACTACGTAGAGGAGCAGAAACCGGCAGAGGTACGGGTTGCGACGCTCCTCACCATAAAGGGCTCACGCTTCAAGCCAGACTACTACGGTGAGGAAATCGACTGGATTTGGATAGTCTTCCCGTGGAACTTCGTCGAGGATATGATAAACCTCGTTGGCAACCTCTTCGAGGAGAAGGATGCTTTAACCACGGATGAAATCATCGAGCTGTTCAAGGAGCTCCACGGCATGGAAGTGCCGAAGGGCAGGCTTGAGGAAGCCCTCCGCATGGCCGAACGGAGGAAAGTTTTTAAATTCCGGGAGGGTGCCTGGCGCAGGGCATGA
- a CDS encoding DUF4932 domain-containing protein, which translates to MKSLLTWVTILILLLVPLTIPETSAVKIDTNVSVEINPNAELLGIVYYLAFGKDPFVVDRGSYLTEVEDHFGKFRDSKAVLLLKSYISRGRSVPEKDYLLMGIEYYLLLCSDPPELEPMTTLGYPWFENEFLPALREFARESDFMGFYDSHMDYYREDLRIYENALKMLPPDEFMARNAGVRNVTYEFLHPYLVAVHGHSFSPAINGTEIWGAGGMLPLVRRTPQRTLWSCKTARDTMFGLPLNRDYLVNEGLNELLYLAFVYHELGHDVTVPALNSYRNLSSLPYLTDVIRRDMPYLAVYDIHFWDDYGMIYEGFADGWEDFAMGHVDPEYAEVEMWMQRGWGEFWIDEMVELYGKYANKSVHYGVDIQRYIPNMAKELRERVPEENASLLYQQRVPVTPLRAFDRGAVTGKVVVVYGTQNPDPKGAEYDRETAELIADNLRTFYSQWNGSVEIVVKADVNVTEDELGENLVLVGGPAANSVVAEMQEHFPLRFVKEGNYWVIEHSPNWSADSFIITENESDPVVKGQLNLSDSPTATLLLAVRNPNNPENYIVWIAGADRYGTRLFRNPTYYLSSYEIFTGKGIEMGFYV; encoded by the coding sequence ATGAAGAGCCTCCTAACGTGGGTAACAATCCTCATCCTCCTGCTCGTCCCCCTGACCATCCCCGAAACGTCGGCGGTTAAGATTGACACCAACGTGAGCGTCGAAATAAATCCCAACGCAGAGCTTCTTGGAATCGTTTACTACCTCGCCTTCGGAAAGGATCCCTTCGTCGTCGACAGGGGGAGCTATCTGACGGAGGTCGAGGACCACTTCGGAAAGTTCAGGGACTCCAAGGCCGTGCTCCTCCTGAAATCCTACATTTCCCGGGGGAGGAGCGTGCCGGAGAAGGACTACCTGTTGATGGGCATTGAGTATTATCTGCTCCTCTGTTCGGATCCGCCAGAACTGGAGCCTATGACAACCCTGGGCTATCCTTGGTTCGAGAACGAATTCCTCCCGGCGCTGAGGGAGTTCGCTAGGGAGAGCGACTTTATGGGGTTCTACGATAGCCACATGGATTACTACCGCGAGGACCTGAGAATCTATGAGAACGCCCTCAAAATGCTCCCGCCCGACGAGTTCATGGCCAGAAACGCCGGGGTTCGCAACGTCACCTATGAGTTCCTTCATCCCTACCTCGTCGCGGTTCACGGTCACAGCTTCAGCCCGGCCATCAACGGCACTGAAATCTGGGGGGCCGGTGGAATGCTACCCCTCGTCAGGAGAACTCCTCAGAGAACCCTCTGGAGCTGCAAAACCGCCAGGGACACGATGTTCGGACTTCCGCTGAACAGAGATTATCTCGTGAACGAAGGGCTTAACGAGCTCCTCTACCTGGCTTTCGTTTATCACGAGCTTGGTCACGACGTTACCGTTCCCGCCCTCAACTCTTACAGAAACCTTTCAAGCCTTCCCTACCTCACTGATGTCATAAGACGAGACATGCCCTACCTGGCCGTTTACGACATTCACTTCTGGGACGACTACGGGATGATATACGAGGGCTTTGCGGACGGCTGGGAGGATTTTGCTATGGGGCACGTTGACCCGGAGTACGCGGAGGTTGAGATGTGGATGCAGCGGGGTTGGGGAGAGTTCTGGATCGACGAGATGGTGGAACTCTACGGGAAATACGCGAATAAGTCCGTTCACTACGGCGTTGACATTCAGAGGTATATTCCCAACATGGCCAAAGAACTCAGGGAGAGAGTCCCAGAGGAGAACGCCTCGCTTCTCTATCAGCAACGCGTTCCCGTGACTCCCCTGAGGGCTTTTGATAGAGGCGCGGTTACTGGAAAAGTCGTGGTGGTTTACGGAACGCAAAATCCTGACCCCAAGGGGGCGGAATACGATAGAGAAACCGCCGAACTTATAGCGGACAACCTTAGAACCTTCTACTCTCAGTGGAACGGAAGCGTGGAGATAGTTGTTAAAGCTGATGTGAACGTGACGGAGGATGAGCTTGGAGAGAACCTTGTTCTTGTCGGAGGCCCCGCGGCGAACTCGGTTGTCGCTGAGATGCAGGAGCACTTCCCGCTGCGCTTTGTGAAGGAAGGGAACTACTGGGTGATTGAGCACAGCCCCAACTGGAGCGCTGATTCATTCATAATAACGGAGAACGAGAGCGATCCTGTGGTGAAAGGGCAGCTTAATCTGTCAGATTCCCCCACCGCGACGCTCCTGCTTGCGGTGAGGAACCCCAACAACCCCGAGAATTACATTGTCTGGATAGCCGGGGCGGACCGCTACGGCACCAGGCTCTTCAGAAACCCGACATACTACCTCTCAAGCTACGAGATATTTACAGGAAAAGGGATAGAGATGGGCTTTTATGTTTAG
- a CDS encoding heparan-alpha-glucosaminide N-acetyltransferase, whose translation MFGSDVYTDRRYWEIDLLRGVGITMMVVSNFITDLQLFLGYSSHRDFWMVFAITTATIFVFASGLSMWISYSRTLGKKPGPHLKYLRRFFKLFGMGLLITATTHSLGMTVHFGILHLLAVATLLGMFFHRFGSLNALWAAFFILGYLVIRNFHDGPWLLPVGIMPENYFAPDYFPVFPWFGVFLLGMAAGSVFYPDGRRKQEIFLPSNPLVHFAAFAGRHTLLIYVIHQPILVGLLRLIHGPLPGLPV comes from the coding sequence ATGTTTGGCTCCGATGTATACACCGACCGCCGCTACTGGGAGATAGACCTGCTGCGCGGCGTTGGAATAACGATGATGGTGGTCTCTAACTTCATTACAGACCTTCAGCTCTTTCTAGGGTACTCCTCCCACCGGGATTTCTGGATGGTGTTTGCCATCACCACGGCCACGATATTCGTCTTCGCCTCGGGTCTCTCCATGTGGATAAGCTACTCCAGAACACTGGGGAAAAAGCCCGGCCCCCATCTGAAGTACCTCCGGCGCTTTTTCAAGCTCTTTGGCATGGGATTGCTGATTACGGCCACCACGCACTCACTGGGGATGACGGTACATTTTGGAATCCTCCATCTCCTCGCGGTCGCCACCCTCCTTGGAATGTTTTTTCACAGGTTTGGGAGCCTCAATGCACTCTGGGCCGCGTTCTTTATTCTCGGGTATCTCGTCATCAGAAACTTCCACGATGGGCCCTGGCTTCTGCCCGTGGGAATCATGCCTGAGAACTACTTCGCCCCCGATTACTTCCCGGTATTCCCCTGGTTCGGGGTCTTCCTCCTTGGAATGGCCGCCGGGAGCGTTTTCTACCCGGACGGAAGGAGAAAACAGGAGATATTCCTCCCATCGAATCCGCTGGTTCACTTCGCCGCCTTCGCAGGGAGGCACACCCTTCTGATTTACGTGATTCATCAGCCAATACTCGTGGGCCTGCTGAGGCTCATTCACGGCCCCCTCCCAGGCCTTCCGGTTTAG
- a CDS encoding peptidylprolyl isomerase codes for MMKVQKGDVIRLHYTGKVEETGEIFDTTFEDVAKAAGIYSEKGIYGPVPIAVGAGHVLGGLDEQLEGLEVGEKYEITVPPEKGFGKRDPKLIKTFTLGQFRRQGIYPFPGMPVEIETEGGRKLKGKVMTVSGGRVRVDFNHPYAGKHLVYEVEIVEKIEDPIEKVKALIELRMPRVNTEKVIIEVGEKDVTVDFGGLVNEVDKNTLVLGEILLESDLKFIGYEEVKFKPSVEELLRPPEEVEEATETVEEQEGVETPKETAEKAEEAKEEADTEEKPEEAAEEKTEEPKETEKADEAEKEKKPKRKTTRKSTKGRKTRRTTTKKTTSKKKVKAAEEAGEKKE; via the coding sequence ATGATGAAGGTTCAGAAGGGAGACGTCATAAGGCTTCACTACACCGGAAAGGTCGAGGAGACCGGTGAGATATTTGACACCACCTTTGAGGATGTCGCCAAGGCGGCCGGAATATACTCGGAGAAGGGAATCTACGGCCCGGTTCCGATAGCCGTTGGGGCGGGCCACGTTCTCGGAGGCCTCGACGAGCAGCTTGAAGGACTGGAAGTCGGTGAGAAGTACGAGATAACCGTTCCGCCCGAGAAAGGCTTCGGAAAGCGCGACCCCAAGCTCATCAAGACCTTCACCCTCGGCCAGTTCAGGAGGCAGGGCATCTACCCGTTCCCGGGGATGCCCGTTGAGATAGAGACAGAGGGCGGAAGGAAGCTCAAAGGTAAGGTCATGACCGTCAGCGGCGGCCGTGTTAGGGTTGACTTTAACCACCCCTACGCAGGCAAGCACCTCGTCTACGAGGTGGAGATAGTCGAGAAGATTGAAGACCCGATCGAGAAGGTGAAGGCCCTCATAGAGCTCCGCATGCCGCGGGTTAACACCGAAAAGGTCATCATCGAGGTCGGCGAAAAGGACGTCACCGTTGACTTTGGGGGACTCGTTAATGAGGTCGACAAGAACACCCTCGTTCTCGGCGAGATACTCCTTGAGAGCGACCTCAAGTTCATAGGCTACGAAGAGGTCAAGTTCAAACCGAGCGTTGAAGAGCTCCTCAGACCGCCGGAGGAGGTCGAAGAGGCCACCGAAACGGTGGAAGAGCAGGAGGGCGTTGAAACCCCCAAAGAGACCGCAGAAAAAGCTGAGGAGGCCAAGGAAGAAGCCGATACGGAGGAAAAGCCCGAAGAAGCCGCTGAGGAGAAGACCGAGGAGCCGAAGGAGACCGAGAAGGCTGACGAGGCAGAGAAGGAAAAGAAGCCCAAGAGAAAAACCACCAGGAAGAGCACCAAGGGCAGAAAGACCCGGAGGACTACCACCAAGAAGACCACCAGCAAGAAGAAGGTCAAGGCCGCCGAGGAAGCCGGCGAAAAGAAGGAGTGA
- the cysS gene encoding cysteine--tRNA ligase has protein sequence MAIRVYNTLTKQKEEFRPLREGEVRMYVCGPTVYDYTHLGHARTYIAFDVIRRYLEHRGYTVLLVMNFTDIDDKIIRRANETGEDPRELAERFLRYFREDMKALKVKPADIYPRVTEHIEDIIDFVRKLQERGYAYEGSDGVYFEVRRFKDYGKLSKIKLEDLVKGARVEPGEGKKNPEDFALWKKAKPGEPKWESPWGEGRPGWHIECSTMSTKYLGESFDIHGGGNDLIFPHHENEIAQTEACTGHEWVRYWLHTGFLMVNGEKMSKSLGNFVTIREMLERYDPEVIRLFVLQRHYRSPLDYTEEGMEHAKNNLERLYNTLENIRVAMERAEISFKWGQEEFEAYEAIRNAREKFYEAMDDDFNTAEAMKALFEASNAVNKYLTKVEKPKESILRKAMEFFRIVSEVFGIFEDYFREQRAGEEEALIQLLIDVRAQLRKERNFALADKIRAELREMGIQLEDTPQGTVWKRARL, from the coding sequence ATGGCCATAAGAGTGTACAACACCCTGACAAAGCAGAAGGAGGAGTTCAGGCCCCTTAGGGAAGGCGAGGTCAGGATGTACGTCTGTGGGCCGACGGTTTACGATTACACTCACCTAGGTCACGCTAGGACATACATAGCCTTCGACGTTATCAGGAGATACCTGGAGCACCGCGGTTACACCGTTCTCCTGGTGATGAACTTCACGGACATAGATGACAAGATAATCCGGCGCGCCAACGAGACCGGCGAAGATCCGAGGGAGCTGGCCGAGAGGTTCCTCCGCTACTTCCGTGAGGACATGAAAGCTCTCAAGGTCAAGCCGGCAGACATCTATCCGCGCGTTACCGAACACATCGAGGACATCATAGACTTCGTGAGGAAGCTCCAGGAGAGGGGCTACGCCTACGAGGGAAGCGACGGTGTTTACTTTGAGGTCAGGAGATTTAAGGACTACGGAAAGCTGAGCAAGATAAAGCTGGAGGACCTCGTGAAGGGCGCGCGCGTCGAGCCGGGCGAGGGCAAGAAAAATCCCGAGGATTTCGCCCTCTGGAAGAAGGCAAAGCCCGGAGAGCCGAAATGGGAAAGCCCCTGGGGCGAGGGAAGGCCCGGCTGGCACATAGAGTGCTCCACGATGAGCACCAAGTACCTCGGTGAGAGCTTTGACATCCACGGCGGCGGCAACGACCTCATCTTCCCGCACCACGAGAACGAGATAGCCCAGACGGAAGCCTGCACAGGGCACGAGTGGGTTCGCTACTGGCTCCACACCGGCTTCCTGATGGTGAACGGGGAGAAGATGAGCAAGAGCCTCGGCAACTTCGTGACCATAAGGGAGATGCTCGAACGCTACGACCCCGAGGTCATAAGGCTCTTCGTCCTCCAGAGGCACTACCGCTCGCCGCTCGACTACACGGAGGAGGGCATGGAGCACGCCAAGAACAACCTTGAGAGGCTCTACAACACCCTTGAGAACATCCGCGTGGCCATGGAGAGGGCAGAGATTTCCTTCAAGTGGGGTCAGGAAGAGTTCGAGGCCTACGAGGCGATAAGGAACGCGAGGGAGAAGTTCTACGAGGCGATGGACGACGACTTCAACACGGCTGAGGCCATGAAGGCCCTCTTCGAGGCCAGCAACGCCGTCAACAAGTATCTGACAAAGGTCGAGAAGCCGAAGGAAAGCATCCTCCGCAAGGCAATGGAGTTCTTCAGGATCGTAAGCGAGGTCTTCGGCATCTTTGAGGACTACTTCAGGGAACAGAGGGCCGGTGAGGAGGAGGCACTCATCCAGCTGCTGATAGACGTCCGTGCCCAGCTCAGGAAGGAGCGCAACTTTGCCCTAGCCGACAAGATAAGGGCCGAGCTCAGGGAGATGGGCATCCAGCTTGAGGACACCCCGCAGGGAACGGTTTGGAAGCGGGCCAGGCTCTGA